A window of the Streptomyces formicae genome harbors these coding sequences:
- a CDS encoding amidohydrolase: protein MTGEYANGPADLVVEGCTVLVHDQDGGIRFEEDSAVVVRDGAVEAVISARAAAGRPARERIDARGRLAMPGLINCHTHAPMVALRGVAEDVPVEEWFNDWIWPIESNLTDDLVELGALLACAEMIRAGVTAFADHYFAMDRVADAVVRSGLRANLGWAYFSSQGPEGRERSLDFALRRGGDAGGRITTSLAPHAPYTVDDADLEATAELAREHALPVHVHAAENRAQTDSSLERHGRTPIGALHRAGLLDVDILIAHGTGIVEQDLPLLQQGGGRIGIATAPKGYLKFGWDTTPIRALHSIGIPVGLATDGAASNNTLDVWESMTLTALVQKSAERDPRWLTARQALDHATSQSARVTGLGEQVGALAPGRRADLILVDLTGPHVRPLHDVAAALVFSARSADVLTTIVDGRVLMRDRKLLTLDVDAIADELGARLPDLIDRGHGRRIQEYDAGR, encoded by the coding sequence ATGACGGGTGAGTACGCGAACGGCCCCGCCGATCTCGTCGTCGAGGGATGCACCGTGCTGGTGCACGATCAGGACGGTGGGATCCGGTTCGAGGAGGACAGCGCCGTCGTCGTGAGGGACGGGGCCGTCGAGGCGGTCATCTCCGCCCGCGCGGCCGCCGGGCGCCCCGCCCGTGAACGTATCGACGCACGCGGCCGGTTGGCCATGCCCGGGCTGATCAACTGCCATACGCACGCCCCGATGGTGGCCCTGCGCGGTGTCGCGGAGGACGTGCCGGTGGAGGAGTGGTTCAACGACTGGATCTGGCCCATCGAGAGCAACCTCACCGACGACCTCGTCGAGCTCGGCGCGCTGCTCGCCTGCGCCGAGATGATCCGCGCCGGAGTCACCGCCTTCGCCGACCACTACTTCGCGATGGACCGGGTCGCCGACGCGGTCGTACGCAGCGGGCTGCGGGCCAACCTGGGCTGGGCGTACTTCTCCAGCCAGGGGCCCGAAGGGCGCGAGCGCTCCCTCGACTTCGCCCTCCGCCGGGGCGGCGACGCCGGCGGCCGCATCACCACCTCCCTCGCGCCCCACGCTCCGTACACCGTCGACGACGCCGACCTCGAAGCCACCGCCGAGCTGGCCCGCGAGCACGCGCTGCCCGTCCATGTCCACGCGGCCGAGAACAGGGCACAGACCGACAGCAGCCTCGAACGGCACGGCCGCACGCCCATCGGGGCCCTGCACCGTGCCGGTCTACTCGACGTGGACATCCTCATCGCGCACGGCACCGGCATCGTCGAGCAGGACCTTCCCCTGCTCCAGCAGGGCGGCGGCCGCATCGGGATCGCGACCGCGCCCAAGGGGTACCTGAAGTTCGGCTGGGACACGACACCCATCAGGGCGCTGCACTCCATCGGTATCCCCGTCGGCCTCGCCACGGACGGGGCCGCGTCGAACAACACGCTCGACGTGTGGGAGAGCATGACGCTCACCGCGCTGGTCCAGAAGTCGGCGGAGCGTGACCCGCGCTGGCTGACCGCCCGGCAGGCGCTCGACCACGCGACCTCCCAGAGTGCACGCGTCACCGGGCTGGGCGAGCAGGTGGGCGCGCTCGCGCCGGGCCGGCGCGCCGATCTGATCCTTGTAGACCTCACGGGCCCCCATGTGCGCCCGCTGCACGACGTCGCGGCGGCGCTCGTCTTCAGCGCACGGTCGGCGGACGTGCTGACCACGATCGTGGACGGCCGGGTCCTGATGCGCGACCGGAAGCTGCTGACGCTCGACGTCGATGCCATCGCCGATGAACTCGGCGCGCGACTGCCCGATTTGATCGACCGAGGTCATGGGCGTCGTATTCAGGAATACGACGCCGGAAGGTGA
- a CDS encoding DUF2293 domain-containing protein — translation MDPLVVVEPLKQRHCAECRRGPLQRMVLEYEAPRCLDCADLGHLVFLPRGNAALTRRAREASSLWAVVVRHNKRRTRYERQGLLVEEAALVRAEAACLADADVRARRRERDAARRAAEDVRFTGRLTAEILRLFPSCPLDRALDVAAHTSARGSGRVGRTAAGRALDEGAVTAAVRASVRHLDTPYDALLMQGVPRHEARARLAPAIEAVLAAWRVERS, via the coding sequence ATGGATCCGCTGGTGGTGGTCGAGCCGCTGAAGCAGCGCCACTGTGCCGAGTGCCGGCGCGGTCCGCTGCAGCGGATGGTCCTGGAGTACGAGGCGCCGCGCTGTCTGGACTGCGCCGACCTCGGGCATCTGGTCTTCCTGCCGCGCGGGAACGCGGCGCTGACCCGGCGGGCGCGGGAGGCGAGTTCCCTGTGGGCCGTCGTCGTACGGCACAACAAGCGCCGCACCCGTTACGAGCGCCAGGGCCTGCTCGTCGAGGAGGCCGCGCTGGTGCGGGCGGAGGCGGCATGCCTGGCCGACGCCGACGTACGGGCCCGTCGCCGGGAGCGTGACGCGGCGCGGCGGGCCGCGGAGGACGTGCGCTTCACCGGCAGGCTCACCGCGGAGATCCTGCGGCTCTTCCCGTCCTGCCCGCTCGACCGCGCGCTGGACGTCGCGGCGCACACCTCGGCGCGCGGCAGTGGGCGCGTGGGCCGCACCGCTGCCGGCCGCGCCCTGGACGAAGGCGCGGTCACGGCGGCGGTGCGTGCGTCCGTACGCCATCTGGACACGCCGTACGACGCGCTGCTCATGCAGGGGGTGCCCCGGCATGAGGCCCGTGCGCGCCTGGCACCGGCGATCGAGGCCGTACTGGCGGCATGGCGCGTGGAGCGGTCGTAG
- a CDS encoding uridine kinase — protein MRLEPITWERLTEAVADRLLETEAADGSPWLRVAVDGAPAAGTGAAAGALADALRLRGRSVLVVGADGFLRPASLRYEHGREDPETYYGGWFDTGALWREVFGPLEPGGSGRVLTDLWDPVTDRATRSPHRELPPGGVLVLHGPLLIGHWFPFDLTLHLRLSAGALHRRTDEAQRWTLPAFERYEREVDPVEAAEVVVRADDPRHPAWNAPWGSV, from the coding sequence GTGCGACTCGAACCGATCACCTGGGAACGGCTGACCGAGGCCGTCGCCGACCGGCTCCTGGAGACCGAGGCCGCCGACGGCAGCCCCTGGCTCCGCGTCGCCGTCGACGGCGCCCCCGCCGCCGGGACCGGCGCCGCGGCCGGAGCGCTCGCCGACGCACTGCGGCTGCGCGGCCGTTCGGTGCTGGTGGTCGGCGCGGACGGGTTTCTGCGCCCCGCGTCCCTGCGGTACGAGCACGGGCGCGAGGACCCCGAGACGTACTACGGGGGCTGGTTCGACACGGGCGCCCTGTGGCGCGAGGTGTTCGGGCCACTGGAGCCGGGCGGATCGGGGCGGGTGCTGACGGATCTGTGGGACCCGGTCACCGACCGCGCGACCCGTAGTCCGCATCGCGAACTGCCGCCCGGAGGCGTGCTGGTGCTGCACGGACCGCTGCTGATCGGCCACTGGTTCCCCTTCGACCTGACGCTGCACCTGCGGCTCTCGGCGGGCGCACTGCACCGCCGCACCGACGAGGCGCAGCGGTGGACGCTGCCCGCGTTCGAACGGTACGAGCGCGAGGTGGACCCGGTCGAGGCCGCCGAGGTCGTCGTCCGCGCCGACGATCCGCGCCACCCGGCATGGAACGCCCCGTGGGGGAGCGTGTAG
- a CDS encoding carbohydrate kinase family protein yields the protein MLVIGDVATDVVARHGGALAHGTDTAAEIRTLPGGAGANAACWAAYSGCPDVRLLGRVGGETASWHERHLRRSGVRPLLVSDPEARTATVVALVDAHAERTFLTDSGAALRISPADWSPALLDGVGRLHLSGYLFFAAPSRELAVRALADARERGIPVSVDPASAGFLTTVGVDRFLAASGGADVLLPNADEARLLTGVPDVAEAAAELSRRAPLAVVTLGAEGALVAESGAVTGRVPPVRAAALDSTGAGDAFTGAFLAALLAGADPWSAAREGCRAGAQAVTVHGGRPPGPNGTGPRPSRR from the coding sequence CTGCTCGTCATCGGTGATGTGGCCACCGATGTGGTGGCGCGGCACGGCGGAGCGCTCGCGCACGGCACCGACACGGCCGCCGAGATACGGACCCTCCCGGGCGGTGCGGGCGCCAACGCCGCCTGCTGGGCCGCGTACTCGGGCTGCCCGGACGTACGGCTCCTCGGCCGGGTCGGCGGCGAGACCGCGTCCTGGCACGAACGGCATCTGCGCCGGTCGGGGGTGCGGCCGCTGCTGGTTTCCGATCCCGAGGCGCGGACCGCCACGGTCGTCGCACTCGTCGACGCCCACGCCGAGCGCACCTTCCTCACCGACAGCGGGGCGGCCCTGCGGATCTCCCCCGCCGACTGGTCGCCCGCCCTGCTGGACGGGGTCGGCCGGCTCCATCTCTCCGGCTATCTCTTCTTCGCGGCCCCCAGCCGGGAACTGGCCGTCCGCGCCCTGGCGGACGCCCGCGAGCGGGGCATCCCGGTGAGCGTGGACCCGGCGTCCGCGGGCTTCCTCACCACAGTCGGCGTGGACCGCTTCCTCGCCGCGTCCGGGGGCGCCGACGTGCTCCTGCCCAACGCCGACGAGGCCCGGCTGCTCACCGGCGTTCCGGACGTGGCCGAGGCCGCCGCCGAGCTGAGCCGTCGGGCGCCGCTGGCCGTCGTCACGCTCGGCGCCGAGGGGGCGCTGGTGGCCGAGTCGGGTGCGGTGACGGGCCGTGTCCCGCCGGTCCGTGCGGCGGCGCTCGACTCGACGGGCGCGGGCGACGCCTTCACCGGCGCGTTCCTGGCCGCCCTCCTGGCGGGCGCGGACCCGTGGTCCGCGGCCCGGGAGGGCTGCCGCGCGGGCGCGCAGGCGGTCACCGTCCACGGCGGCCGGCCGCCGGGCCCCAACGGCACGGGACCGCGCCCGTCACGACGGTGA
- a CDS encoding SWIM zinc finger family protein, which produces MIARRPGVPRRDSPHRPDDRRRTFPQLAPRSGDESFAASWWGNAWVDALEDTALDPARLARGRAYAGRGQVDAITVTPGRVTAYVHGSRPRPYRADIRLRTLGDEDWDRLLDTAAARPDHIAALLDKDVPHALANAADLLPAPGDLIPDCSCPDDGFPCKHAAALCYQTARILDEDPFVLFLMRGRGEQEILAELTRRNATRSAAERAAAGRATAERTAAAGAGRAASGAQTPGTTGAPPALAAVPAREALAPRTLPPLPPPLPVPQHPGRPPVYPQAPGAPDPLALDLLAAEAAARAHTTLTTGRDPIAGLTPWQDAVRLAAAHPGSGLTASTRALYTALARATGRTPTDLARAVAAWRQGGLAGLAVLEEEWDPPAGPFDRARPALAAADFPGFRPRRNRLSTSSLQLRLGRDGLWYGYESDPGRDDWWPRGTPDADPVGALAALLGR; this is translated from the coding sequence ATGATCGCCCGTCGGCCGGGGGTCCCGCGCCGCGACAGCCCGCACAGGCCCGACGACCGGCGGCGGACGTTCCCGCAGCTCGCCCCGCGGTCCGGCGACGAGTCCTTCGCCGCATCCTGGTGGGGCAACGCGTGGGTGGACGCGCTGGAGGACACCGCCCTGGATCCGGCCCGCCTCGCCCGCGGCCGTGCCTACGCCGGGCGCGGCCAGGTCGACGCGATCACCGTCACACCCGGCCGCGTCACGGCGTACGTCCACGGTTCCCGCCCGCGCCCGTACCGTGCGGACATCCGGCTGCGCACGCTCGGCGACGAGGACTGGGACCGGCTGCTCGACACCGCCGCGGCACGCCCCGACCACATCGCGGCCCTGCTCGACAAGGACGTTCCGCACGCGCTCGCGAACGCGGCGGACCTGCTGCCCGCGCCCGGCGATCTGATCCCCGACTGCTCCTGTCCCGACGACGGCTTCCCCTGCAAGCACGCGGCCGCACTCTGCTACCAGACGGCCCGGATCCTCGACGAGGACCCGTTCGTGCTGTTCCTCATGCGCGGCCGCGGCGAGCAGGAGATCCTCGCCGAGCTCACCCGGCGCAACGCGACGCGCTCGGCGGCTGAGCGGGCCGCGGCGGGGCGCGCCACGGCTGAACGGACTGCGGCGGCGGGGGCCGGACGCGCGGCATCCGGTGCGCAGACGCCGGGGACGACGGGCGCCCCGCCCGCGCTCGCGGCCGTCCCCGCCCGCGAAGCCCTCGCGCCGCGCACCCTGCCGCCGCTCCCGCCGCCCCTGCCCGTCCCGCAGCACCCCGGCCGCCCGCCCGTCTACCCCCAGGCGCCCGGCGCCCCCGATCCGCTCGCCCTCGACCTCCTCGCGGCCGAGGCCGCGGCCCGCGCCCACACCACCCTGACGACCGGCCGGGACCCGATCGCCGGCCTCACCCCCTGGCAGGACGCGGTCCGGCTGGCCGCCGCCCACCCCGGCTCCGGACTCACCGCCTCCACCCGCGCGCTGTACACGGCGCTGGCCCGCGCCACCGGCCGCACCCCGACGGACCTGGCCCGCGCCGTCGCGGCCTGGCGCCAGGGCGGCCTCGCGGGGCTGGCCGTCCTGGAAGAGGAGTGGGACCCGCCCGCCGGCCCCTTCGACCGGGCCCGGCCTGCCCTCGCCGCCGCCGACTTCCCGGGCTTCCGCCCCCGGCGCAACCGCCTGTCGACCTCGTCGCTCCAACTGCGCCTGGGCCGCGACGGCTTGTGGTACGGCTATGAGTCCGACCCGGGCCGCGACGACTGGTGGCCCCGCGGCACCCCGGACGCCGACCCCGTGGGCGCGCTGGCCGCACTGCTCGGCCGCTGA
- a CDS encoding chaplin — translation MRLMRRTGLVAAMVTGGALAAAGAAHADSSARGDATGSPGLLSGNSVQLPVHVPVNVCGNTVNAIGLLNPAAGNSCKNEGRRGGGAVAEGRTKDSPGVLSGNGIQVPVDVPVNVTGNSVNVVGVGNPSVDNSSSNSSKPPARPRPSQPPTARPVTPVQHEPQQGPAQLAETGTPEGIGLAVPAGAALILGGAVLYRRFRATA, via the coding sequence ATGAGGCTGATGCGCCGAACAGGTCTGGTCGCAGCAATGGTCACGGGCGGCGCCCTCGCCGCGGCCGGGGCCGCACACGCCGATTCGTCCGCGCGGGGGGACGCGACCGGATCGCCGGGCCTGCTCTCCGGGAACTCGGTGCAGCTCCCGGTGCACGTTCCCGTGAATGTGTGCGGCAACACGGTCAATGCGATCGGCCTGCTGAACCCGGCGGCCGGCAACAGCTGCAAGAACGAGGGAAGGCGCGGCGGCGGTGCCGTCGCCGAGGGACGCACGAAGGATTCCCCCGGGGTTCTCTCGGGCAACGGGATCCAGGTGCCGGTCGACGTGCCGGTGAATGTCACCGGCAACTCCGTCAACGTCGTCGGTGTCGGAAACCCGTCCGTCGACAACTCGTCGTCCAACTCGTCCAAGCCGCCGGCCAGACCGAGGCCCTCGCAGCCGCCGACGGCACGGCCCGTGACACCGGTTCAGCACGAGCCCCAGCAGGGACCGGCCCAGCTCGCCGAGACCGGCACCCCCGAAGGCATCGGCCTGGCCGTGCCCGCCGGCGCCGCCCTGATCCTCGGCGGTGCGGTGCTCTACCGCCGCTTCCGGGCGACGGCCTGA
- a CDS encoding pseudouridine-5'-phosphate glycosidase, which translates to MPETTLLLSEEVREALETRRPVVALESTIIAHGLPRPRNLAVAEELESLVRSGGAVPATIAVLDGRAHVGLDKGQLERVATDPDVRKLGHRDLAPALAAGASGATTVSATAFLASRAGVRVFATGGLGGVHREWATTQDESADLRLLARTRITVVCAGVKSILDVPATLQRLETLGVGILGYGTDRFPGFYLTSSGEPVDWTVRTPEEVAKVVRAQDALGGPDAALIVARPVPEDEQLDPQLHDRVLAEALEACQERGITGQAVTPFLLDHLTRHTKGASLEANLAAVRGNVRLAAQIAAAL; encoded by the coding sequence ATGCCGGAGACCACACTGCTGCTGTCGGAAGAGGTACGGGAGGCGCTGGAGACGCGCCGGCCCGTCGTCGCCCTGGAATCCACGATCATCGCGCACGGGCTGCCCCGTCCGCGCAATCTGGCGGTGGCGGAGGAGCTGGAGTCGCTGGTCAGAAGCGGCGGTGCGGTGCCCGCGACGATCGCCGTCCTGGACGGCAGGGCCCATGTCGGTCTGGACAAGGGCCAGTTGGAGCGGGTGGCGACCGATCCGGACGTTCGCAAGCTGGGCCACCGCGATCTCGCGCCCGCGCTCGCCGCGGGGGCGAGCGGGGCGACGACAGTGTCAGCGACCGCGTTCCTCGCGTCCCGGGCCGGGGTCCGGGTCTTCGCGACGGGCGGGCTCGGCGGCGTGCACCGCGAGTGGGCCACGACCCAGGACGAGTCGGCGGACCTGCGGCTGCTCGCACGGACGAGGATCACCGTCGTCTGCGCCGGGGTGAAGTCGATCCTCGACGTCCCGGCGACCCTCCAGCGCCTGGAGACACTGGGCGTGGGCATCCTCGGCTACGGGACCGACCGGTTCCCCGGCTTCTACCTGACCTCCTCCGGGGAGCCGGTCGACTGGACGGTTCGTACGCCCGAGGAGGTCGCGAAGGTGGTACGCGCCCAGGACGCGCTCGGCGGCCCCGACGCGGCGCTGATCGTCGCCCGGCCCGTGCCCGAGGACGAGCAGCTCGACCCGCAGTTGCACGACCGGGTGCTGGCGGAGGCACTGGAGGCGTGCCAAGAGCGGGGCATCACGGGCCAGGCGGTCACGCCCTTCCTCCTCGACCATCTGACGCGGCACACGAAGGGCGCCTCGCTGGAGGCGAATCTGGCGGCCGTGCGCGGCAATGTCCGGCTGGCGGCGCAGATCGCGGCGGCGCTGTGA